The following proteins come from a genomic window of Streptomyces sp. Sge12:
- a CDS encoding AAA family ATPase, producing the protein MPSYTPSATTGTPTTTGTRPEPVPGPSARLDVADALLTLLRDTTTEPRPDDQLEALTLAVAADLPVLLWGEPGIGKTAALTQLAEALDLPLTTVIASVHEPSDFSGLPIVGDDPAEQGVPMAPPDWAVRLVRAGRGLLFLDELSTAPPAVQAALLRLVLERRIGSLQLPPGVRIVAAANPRSSAADGWELSPPLANRFVHLQWTHDQDVVIRGLGGTWPRATLPHLDAAKLPTAVDSARRAVCGLLTTRPALVHRLPSSEARRGGAWPSPRSWDMTVRLLAFAHAAGSSREVLSMLVRGTVGDGPGLELLAVLDRMDLPDPEDLLADPAGADLPERGDRRQATLDGVVAAVRKRPDRARWDAAWAVLVRALETGAPDLVVVPATTLAALRQEDWDVPESIERLAGVVTVSRRADRSVERAAARTGEPVGAGR; encoded by the coding sequence ATGCCCTCGTACACCCCGTCCGCCACCACAGGCACCCCCACCACCACCGGTACCCGCCCCGAGCCGGTGCCCGGCCCTTCCGCCCGGCTCGACGTCGCCGACGCCCTGCTGACCCTGCTGCGCGACACCACCACCGAGCCGCGCCCCGACGACCAGTTGGAGGCGCTGACCCTGGCCGTCGCCGCCGACCTGCCCGTACTCCTGTGGGGTGAGCCGGGCATCGGCAAGACCGCGGCCCTGACCCAACTCGCCGAAGCCCTGGACCTGCCGCTGACCACGGTGATCGCCAGCGTGCACGAGCCGTCCGACTTCTCCGGTCTGCCCATCGTCGGGGACGACCCCGCCGAACAGGGCGTCCCGATGGCCCCGCCGGACTGGGCCGTGCGCCTCGTACGCGCCGGACGGGGGCTGCTGTTCCTGGACGAGCTCTCCACCGCGCCGCCGGCCGTCCAGGCCGCCCTGCTCCGGCTCGTACTCGAACGGCGGATCGGCTCCCTGCAACTGCCGCCCGGCGTCCGGATCGTGGCCGCCGCCAACCCGCGGAGCTCCGCGGCCGACGGCTGGGAACTGAGCCCGCCCCTGGCCAACCGGTTCGTCCACCTCCAGTGGACCCACGACCAGGACGTCGTGATCCGCGGCCTCGGCGGGACCTGGCCCCGCGCGACACTGCCGCACCTGGACGCCGCGAAGCTGCCCACGGCCGTGGACAGCGCCCGTCGCGCCGTGTGCGGGCTCCTCACCACCCGCCCCGCACTCGTACACCGCCTGCCCAGCAGCGAGGCCCGCCGGGGCGGCGCGTGGCCGTCGCCCCGCAGCTGGGACATGACGGTGCGCCTCCTCGCCTTCGCGCACGCGGCCGGCTCCTCCCGGGAGGTGCTCTCCATGCTGGTCAGGGGCACGGTCGGGGACGGTCCGGGGCTGGAACTGCTGGCCGTCCTGGACCGGATGGACCTCCCGGACCCCGAGGACCTGCTCGCCGACCCTGCGGGCGCCGACCTGCCCGAGCGCGGAGACCGGCGCCAGGCCACGCTCGACGGTGTGGTCGCGGCCGTCCGCAAGCGCCCGGACCGGGCCCGCTGGGACGCGGCGTGGGCGGTCCTGGTCCGGGCGCTGGAGACCGGAGCCCCGGACCTGGTCGTCGTACCCGCGACCACGCTCGCCGCGCTGCGCCAGGAGGACTGGGACGTTCCGGAGTCGATCGAGCGGCTCGCCGGAGTGGTGACCGTGTCCCGGCGGGCGGACCGGTCGGTGGAACGGGCGGCGGCCCGGACCGGCGAGCCCGTCGGGGCCGGCCGGTGA
- a CDS encoding ArsR/SmtB family transcription factor, with protein sequence MSTGTHPAGARGAQAERYPGDRSGPGDLDDRVEVAASVLALLADRTRLSLVERLGRGEADVTTLTEACGAARPSVSQHLAKLRLAGLVTTRKDGRRVVYALGHGHLRRLVDEALNVADHQLRSLPPHD encoded by the coding sequence ATGAGTACAGGCACGCATCCGGCAGGTGCACGCGGTGCGCAGGCGGAGCGGTACCCGGGCGACCGGAGCGGTCCGGGCGACCTGGACGATCGGGTGGAGGTCGCCGCGTCCGTACTCGCCCTGCTCGCCGACCGCACCCGCCTGTCGCTCGTGGAGCGCCTCGGCCGGGGCGAGGCCGATGTCACCACCCTCACCGAGGCCTGCGGGGCAGCCCGCCCCTCCGTCAGCCAGCACCTCGCCAAGCTCCGCCTGGCCGGGCTGGTCACCACCCGCAAGGACGGGCGCCGGGTCGTCTACGCCCTGGGGCACGGGCATTTGCGCCGGCTGGTGGACGAGGCCCTCAACGTCGCCGACCACCAGCTCCGTTCCCTTCCGCCGCACGACTGA
- a CDS encoding CbtB domain-containing protein: MAEAVASAAISTPAGSLSAPLPVRAVLPWALFVGLLMLVALYFVGAEQGATAVFAGEGVHEWVHDGRHLLGFPCH; this comes from the coding sequence ATGGCCGAGGCTGTCGCTTCCGCTGCCATATCCACCCCCGCCGGCTCCCTGTCGGCTCCGCTGCCCGTGCGCGCGGTACTGCCCTGGGCGCTCTTCGTCGGCCTGCTGATGCTCGTCGCCCTGTACTTCGTCGGCGCCGAGCAGGGCGCCACCGCCGTGTTCGCCGGTGAGGGCGTGCACGAGTGGGTCCACGACGGTCGTCATCTGCTCGGCTTCCCCTGCCACTGA
- a CDS encoding CbtA family protein, whose protein sequence is MYASTVRGLLVRGMLAGLIAGLFAFAVAYVVGEPPVRGSIAVEEAQAAKDAASAPSAHAGHGGDAASGEAAEEEEELVSRPVQSTAGLATGVLVYGVALGGIASLAFSFALGRVGGFSPRATAALTAAGAFATVYLVPFLKYPATPPAVGNPDTIGQRTTLFFLMILLSVLLGVGAIILGRRLAPRLGNWNATLAAAGGFVVAAAVAFVFLPDNSDAVQPGFPAALLWEFRVASLAVQLVLWTVFAIVFGVLAQRLLAARSEGTEAAAAARQEAPALG, encoded by the coding sequence ATGTATGCCTCTACCGTCAGAGGACTACTGGTCCGCGGCATGCTCGCGGGCCTGATCGCCGGACTGTTCGCCTTCGCCGTCGCCTATGTGGTGGGTGAGCCCCCGGTACGGGGTTCCATCGCCGTGGAGGAGGCCCAGGCCGCCAAGGACGCCGCGAGCGCCCCGAGTGCTCACGCCGGGCACGGTGGTGACGCCGCGTCGGGCGAGGCCGCCGAGGAGGAGGAAGAGCTCGTCAGCCGGCCCGTCCAGTCGACCGCCGGCCTGGCCACGGGCGTCCTCGTCTACGGGGTCGCGCTGGGCGGCATCGCCTCGCTCGCGTTCTCGTTCGCCCTCGGCCGGGTGGGCGGGTTCAGCCCGCGGGCCACTGCGGCGCTCACCGCGGCGGGCGCCTTCGCCACGGTCTACCTGGTGCCGTTCCTCAAGTACCCGGCCACCCCGCCGGCGGTCGGCAACCCGGACACGATCGGCCAGCGCACCACGCTGTTCTTCCTGATGATCCTGCTCAGCGTGCTGCTCGGCGTCGGCGCGATCATCCTCGGGCGGCGGCTGGCACCGCGCCTGGGCAACTGGAACGCGACCCTGGCCGCGGCCGGCGGCTTCGTCGTCGCCGCCGCCGTGGCGTTCGTGTTCCTGCCGGACAACAGCGATGCGGTTCAGCCCGGTTTCCCCGCCGCCCTGCTGTGGGAGTTCCGGGTCGCCTCGCTGGCCGTCCAGCTGGTGCTGTGGACGGTGTTCGCCATCGTCTTCGGTGTCCTCGCCCAGCGGCTCCTGGCCGCGCGCTCCGAGGGCACGGAAGCGGCGGCCGCGGCCCGGCAGGAGGCTCCCGCGCTCGGCTGA
- a CDS encoding MFS transporter: MLSVLRNGTYRRLFTAQVVALVGTGLATVALSLLAYDLAGDDASAVLGTALAIKMVAYVTIAPVIGALADRIPRRTLMTAMDLTRAGAAAALPFVTEIWQIHVMVFLLQAASAAFTPTFQATVPAILPAERDYTRALSMTRLAYDLESLFSPVLATALLTLVPYDGLFAGTTVGFLASAALVVATALPAPAPVERTGGIHARAVFGTRLLWATPRLRALLALDLAVAAAGAVVFVNTVSLVRGHLDRPAGAVPLALGAYGAGSMLTALLLPRLLQRSTDRAVMLCAGFALPVVLAAGAALTAAGPRAWSWPALLAVWAAIGAACSAALTPAGRVIRRSTAEADLPAAFAARFSLSHGCWLLTYPLPGWLAPGVGLSLTVLVLGVLALGAAAAAACIWPARDPYRLEHLHPDLPPGHPHLADARPATGGWQHGHHYVIDRHHHRWPGKTPGRSA; the protein is encoded by the coding sequence GTGCTGTCCGTACTGCGCAACGGCACCTATCGCCGCCTGTTCACCGCCCAGGTCGTCGCCCTCGTCGGGACCGGCCTCGCCACCGTCGCCCTGAGCCTGCTCGCCTACGACCTCGCGGGCGACGACGCCTCCGCGGTCCTGGGCACCGCCCTCGCGATCAAGATGGTCGCCTACGTCACCATCGCCCCGGTGATCGGCGCGCTCGCCGACCGGATTCCCCGCCGCACCCTCATGACGGCCATGGACCTCACCCGCGCCGGTGCGGCCGCGGCCCTGCCCTTCGTCACCGAGATCTGGCAGATCCACGTCATGGTCTTCCTGCTCCAGGCGGCGTCGGCGGCCTTCACCCCGACCTTCCAGGCCACCGTCCCTGCGATCCTGCCCGCCGAACGCGACTACACCCGGGCCCTGTCGATGACCCGGCTCGCCTACGACCTGGAGAGCCTGTTCAGCCCGGTCCTGGCCACCGCCCTGCTCACCCTGGTCCCCTACGACGGGCTGTTCGCCGGGACCACCGTCGGCTTCCTCGCCTCCGCCGCGCTCGTCGTCGCCACCGCCCTGCCCGCGCCCGCCCCCGTCGAGCGGACCGGCGGGATCCACGCCCGGGCGGTCTTCGGCACCCGCCTGCTGTGGGCCACTCCGCGCCTGCGCGCCCTGCTCGCGCTCGACCTCGCGGTCGCCGCCGCCGGGGCCGTCGTATTCGTCAACACCGTCTCCCTGGTGCGCGGCCACCTCGACCGCCCGGCCGGCGCCGTCCCGCTCGCCCTCGGCGCGTACGGCGCCGGATCGATGCTGACCGCGCTCCTCCTGCCCCGCCTCCTGCAACGCTCCACCGACCGCGCGGTGATGCTCTGCGCCGGCTTCGCCCTCCCCGTGGTGCTCGCGGCCGGGGCGGCGCTCACCGCGGCGGGCCCGCGCGCATGGTCCTGGCCCGCGCTCCTGGCGGTCTGGGCCGCCATCGGCGCCGCCTGCTCCGCGGCCCTGACCCCGGCGGGGCGGGTGATCCGCCGGTCCACCGCCGAGGCGGACCTGCCCGCGGCGTTCGCCGCCCGCTTCTCGCTCTCCCACGGCTGCTGGCTGCTCACCTACCCGCTGCCCGGGTGGCTCGCCCCCGGAGTGGGGCTGTCGCTGACCGTTCTGGTCCTGGGAGTGCTCGCCCTGGGCGCCGCCGCGGCCGCGGCGTGCATCTGGCCCGCCCGTGACCCGTACCGGCTGGAACACCTGCATCCGGACCTGCCGCCCGGCCACCCGCACCTCGCCGACGCCCGCCCGGCCACCGGCGGCTGGCAGCACGGGCACCACTACGTCATCGACCGGCACCACCACCGGTGGCCCGGAAAAACCCCTGGCCGGTCGGCGTGA